A single region of the Geobacillus subterraneus genome encodes:
- a CDS encoding vWA domain-containing protein — protein MRRRGWLLWGMLFWLMASIWPITADVVYADRKEGAITSVSEEKIAGWATAPGVGDGKGNSIDFFKIRIQLKGQSGTAVSYRTEAVEVQPDRNGEKKYTFSLDMRGKWPSAPGATAAYEIVVDAYRVLGNGQEEVYFSFPETPYEYTRQTEASTAKLDFSLSFSQPEYAKPPDGDAQGRLDVTLIPQGVVPAPVRPPIDVVFVMDVSGSMTMMKLQSAKSALQAAVNDFKANYHPNDRFALIPFSDDVRATSVVPFGSKSNVVSQLDAILDAGNRLTANGGTNYSAALSLARSYFTDPTRKKYIIFLTDGMPTVLDTTDSITYREVKPDWFGGYEYTGKKITDSLPVTYELYGDGRTAGIRFTDNKGNYRQFYNDGRDYVNGIKVSSNNGYPFTYSSLETRIRTNAIAVAKALGMGNITLYSIGFGDSDDVDMDYLSALSTMAGGEARQGTPQNLNVLFQRFSQLATTPALTGTIRIPLSSFGGNVVVAENGQVWLDETKQNAYISFSIPYQIGQGAPSPTTIPIPVSFKAKGTYTFNAELRYRDVYGQPQPSLTKTVTVTVKDEAPPTFTGTVRLQGLTNNVINLIKQGAVDGDDNRFRATYSLSLVGYVGSTTGMISNVKIVQQLPDGISVVPDGKVTTYTENGKRYAQWSFANQTFDYSQLNKLTLTAQWVMQADYAMGGTQLPPAVVTFTDSRYGERTSTLTPPSERIGMTVRLDDFPNFYYRGDEKGEILKWRRQAVDEIVGEAKPPSDGLLQLPVKALQYDPNDDGVLLVTYSDDRTVRIYLKPHLSIETANGPEENGAMVNEAPTVKVIGLVAGEGVKYEYQVVRNGVVSDWQPLASPYMISISDDGEYTVAVRSAGGLTRGDGTTKVAFRYKKLIRHLVLGDYKETMNVGEEQRIPVAIEPADATNRTLAWTSSDPNIASVDQNGTVTALKPGTVTITVRATDGSNVQASATITVIVPLERMAFRTPVLYMEVGERLEVMPQLRFVPNHATDQTLRSVESSAPEYVAVVRENGAWVLVANDVGYATVTATANAKTSDQQPIRANVTVIVREPEDHGGNDGRNRW, from the coding sequence ATGCGGCGACGAGGCTGGCTGTTATGGGGGATGTTGTTCTGGTTGATGGCAAGTATATGGCCGATCACGGCAGATGTCGTTTATGCCGATCGGAAAGAGGGAGCGATCACTTCCGTTTCCGAGGAGAAAATTGCCGGCTGGGCGACCGCTCCGGGAGTCGGCGACGGAAAGGGCAACAGCATCGACTTTTTTAAGATTCGCATCCAGCTGAAAGGACAAAGCGGCACGGCCGTCAGCTACCGGACGGAAGCGGTGGAAGTACAGCCGGACCGAAACGGTGAGAAAAAGTATACATTTTCGCTCGATATGCGCGGCAAGTGGCCATCGGCCCCAGGAGCGACGGCCGCTTATGAAATCGTTGTCGATGCCTACCGGGTGTTAGGAAACGGGCAAGAAGAGGTGTATTTTTCCTTTCCGGAGACGCCTTATGAGTATACGAGGCAAACGGAGGCGAGCACGGCGAAATTGGATTTTTCCCTCTCATTTTCACAGCCGGAATACGCCAAGCCGCCAGATGGCGATGCCCAAGGGCGGCTCGATGTGACGCTCATCCCGCAAGGTGTGGTTCCGGCGCCTGTTCGCCCGCCGATCGATGTCGTGTTTGTGATGGACGTGTCAGGCTCCATGACGATGATGAAGCTGCAAAGCGCCAAATCCGCTTTGCAGGCAGCGGTGAATGATTTCAAAGCCAATTATCACCCAAATGATCGGTTTGCTCTGATTCCATTTTCTGATGACGTGAGGGCAACGAGTGTTGTTCCGTTCGGATCAAAATCAAATGTCGTCAGTCAATTAGACGCCATACTTGATGCAGGAAACCGTTTGACGGCCAACGGCGGGACGAACTATTCGGCCGCTTTGTCTCTGGCCAGATCGTATTTTACGGACCCGACAAGGAAAAAGTATATCATTTTTCTGACTGACGGCATGCCGACCGTGTTGGATACGACCGATTCAATTACGTATCGCGAGGTCAAACCGGATTGGTTTGGGGGATATGAGTATACGGGAAAAAAAATTACGGATTCTCTTCCTGTCACTTACGAATTGTACGGCGATGGGCGGACGGCTGGTATTCGTTTTACCGACAACAAAGGAAATTACCGTCAATTTTATAACGATGGAAGAGATTATGTGAATGGAATCAAGGTGTCTTCGAATAACGGCTACCCATTTACTTACAGTAGTCTGGAAACGAGAATTCGAACGAATGCCATAGCGGTGGCCAAAGCACTTGGAATGGGCAATATCACCCTTTATTCTATTGGCTTCGGCGACAGCGATGATGTTGACATGGACTATTTGAGCGCGTTGTCCACGATGGCCGGAGGGGAAGCGCGGCAAGGAACGCCGCAAAATTTGAACGTCCTGTTTCAGAGGTTTTCTCAGCTCGCGACAACGCCGGCGCTCACGGGGACGATCCGCATTCCGCTTTCGTCGTTTGGCGGCAATGTCGTTGTTGCCGAGAACGGCCAAGTATGGCTAGATGAGACGAAACAAAATGCGTATATTTCATTTTCCATTCCCTATCAGATTGGTCAAGGCGCCCCTTCGCCTACCACGATTCCTATTCCAGTTTCGTTTAAGGCGAAAGGGACGTATACATTCAACGCTGAATTGAGATATCGCGATGTGTACGGCCAGCCGCAGCCGTCCTTGACGAAAACAGTGACCGTCACCGTAAAAGATGAAGCGCCGCCGACCTTTACGGGAACGGTGCGATTGCAAGGATTGACCAACAATGTTATCAATCTCATTAAACAGGGGGCTGTCGATGGCGACGACAACCGCTTCCGTGCCACCTATTCCTTGTCGCTGGTCGGTTACGTGGGCAGTACGACTGGAATGATCAGCAATGTGAAGATCGTCCAACAGTTGCCTGATGGCATCTCCGTCGTTCCAGACGGCAAAGTGACGACGTATACGGAAAATGGCAAACGCTATGCACAATGGTCGTTTGCCAACCAGACGTTTGACTATAGCCAGCTGAACAAGCTGACGCTGACCGCGCAATGGGTGATGCAAGCCGATTACGCCATGGGCGGCACCCAATTGCCGCCGGCGGTCGTAACGTTCACCGACAGCCGCTACGGCGAACGGACTTCGACGCTCACGCCGCCGTCGGAACGAATCGGGATGACGGTTCGTTTAGATGACTTTCCGAATTTCTATTACCGAGGAGACGAAAAAGGAGAGATCTTGAAGTGGCGACGGCAGGCGGTCGACGAAATCGTTGGAGAAGCGAAGCCACCCAGCGACGGACTGCTGCAGCTGCCGGTCAAAGCGCTGCAATACGACCCGAACGATGACGGCGTGCTGCTTGTCACGTACAGCGATGATCGGACAGTGCGCATCTATTTGAAACCGCATTTGTCCATTGAAACCGCAAACGGTCCGGAGGAAAACGGCGCCATGGTGAACGAGGCGCCAACGGTGAAGGTAATCGGGCTTGTCGCTGGCGAAGGGGTGAAGTACGAGTACCAAGTCGTACGAAATGGCGTGGTTTCAGACTGGCAGCCGCTCGCTTCGCCGTATATGATTTCCATTTCCGATGACGGTGAGTATACTGTCGCGGTGCGTTCGGCTGGGGGGCTGACGCGCGGTGACGGAACGACGAAGGTAGCGTTCCGTTATAAGAAATTAATCCGCCACTTAGTGCTTGGCGATTATAAAGAGACGATGAACGTCGGTGAGGAGCAACGCATCCCAGTGGCGATAGAGCCCGCCGATGCGACGAACAGAACGCTTGCGTGGACATCAAGCGACCCGAATATCGCATCGGTAGACCAAAACGGCACGGTGACAGCGCTAAAGCCTGGAACGGTGACGATCACCGTCCGTGCGACTGACGGCAGCAACGTGCAAGCGTCGGCGACGATTACGGTCATCGTGCCGCTCGAACGGATGGCGTTCCGCACCCCGGTGCTGTACATGGAAGTCGGCGAACGGCTTGAAGTCATGCCGCAGCTTCGCTTCGTTCCGAACCATGCGACCGATCAAACGCTTCGCTCCGTTGAATCGTCCGCACCGGAGTATGTCGCGGTTGTCCGTGAAAACGGCGCATGGGTTTTGGTCGCCAACGATGTCGGTTATGCGACGGTGACAGCGACCGCCAATGCGAAAACGAGCGATCAGCAGCCGATTCGGGCGAACGTGACGGTGATTGTTCGCGAACCGGAAGATCACGGTGGTAACGACGGGCGAAACCGCTGGTAA
- a CDS encoding PilW family protein, giving the protein MKRSAKAQAGMTLVELLAAVSISLLIIGAIYTVFLTGIRAYQRIGIENELRSEADYAVAMMMNKLYELAPDGVDLSASNERKLTFIEDRQQWIDASSGFVAEHEKDGAALTISIENGALAINGEAISSSRLSLAADSTLSLRCLREEKKGGAHLCRSGVVTMKLAVQDRNHADSDSWLYVQPFTLKTEFGF; this is encoded by the coding sequence ATGAAACGATCCGCTAAAGCCCAAGCCGGGATGACGCTTGTCGAGCTGCTCGCTGCCGTCTCCATTTCCTTGCTCATCATCGGCGCCATTTATACCGTCTTTCTGACCGGCATTCGCGCCTATCAGCGGATCGGCATCGAGAACGAACTGCGCAGTGAGGCGGACTATGCCGTCGCTATGATGATGAACAAGCTGTACGAACTTGCTCCTGACGGCGTTGATCTAAGCGCAAGCAATGAGCGGAAGTTGACCTTCATTGAAGACCGACAACAATGGATTGACGCCTCGTCTGGATTTGTGGCCGAACATGAAAAAGACGGTGCTGCATTGACGATTTCGATTGAAAACGGAGCGCTGGCCATCAATGGGGAAGCCATTTCCTCATCACGCCTGTCGCTGGCCGCCGATTCCACACTTTCGCTCCGCTGCCTGCGCGAAGAAAAAAAGGGGGGAGCGCATCTTTGCCGCAGCGGTGTCGTCACGATGAAACTCGCCGTGCAAGACCGCAACCACGCCGACTCGGATAGCTGGCTGTATGTGCAGCCGTTTACATTAAAAACGGAGTTCGGCTTTTAA
- a CDS encoding G5 domain-containing protein, whose product MKKAAPWKLLAVMAVCTIYFIAFSHLGVFAYDAFAPDDGRLGEGTAAGPVSLAGMTAPEAREAVASRVNEWKATASIPLRYQEKQVDLSADVFTFRLEESMKQLVDGKRTPLFVIADLEKCFKALEAVVPSSALEALDVKRLGEDLAKWASRLQSPSSPIDLASYISFPDGREPVVSEAAVPLPDAAVARWLSEERRVTIEAGQLFSLGDWLKKEKADFSDGAADLIASAVYQAVLKTNFAIAERYTSRTLPDGVTLGFEAAISNGRDLEWYNPNTTDYTLWLRYDGQNVHAAISGLPFVYQYIIRTGEAVDIEPRTVVQYDARLAPGAKQTKQAGRSGLLIEVTREVRDGARLVRKETVSEDFYPPAYTIEVRGLEIPESSVEPSGDGEGEPTESGDSESAESPNPPAAERSEDDAKSGTVPKEGDEAGDKESAPAAGGKGETEASGGEEK is encoded by the coding sequence GTGAAAAAAGCGGCCCCGTGGAAACTGCTTGCTGTGATGGCCGTTTGCACGATCTATTTTATCGCCTTTTCGCATCTTGGTGTCTTTGCCTATGATGCGTTCGCCCCGGATGACGGCCGCTTGGGTGAAGGGACAGCGGCCGGCCCGGTGTCCCTGGCTGGTATGACAGCGCCTGAAGCCCGTGAGGCGGTAGCTAGCCGGGTGAACGAATGGAAGGCGACCGCATCCATTCCGTTGCGATATCAAGAAAAACAAGTGGATCTGTCGGCGGATGTCTTTACGTTCCGTCTCGAAGAAAGTATGAAGCAGCTCGTTGACGGAAAGCGCACCCCGCTTTTTGTCATCGCGGATTTGGAAAAGTGTTTCAAAGCGTTGGAAGCTGTCGTTCCGTCATCGGCGCTTGAAGCGCTTGATGTCAAGCGGCTCGGAGAGGATTTAGCGAAGTGGGCGTCCCGGCTGCAGTCGCCGTCTTCCCCCATTGACTTAGCAAGCTACATATCATTTCCGGACGGACGCGAGCCGGTGGTGAGCGAAGCAGCCGTGCCGCTGCCTGATGCGGCGGTCGCCCGCTGGCTGTCGGAAGAGCGGCGCGTAACGATCGAAGCGGGGCAACTGTTTTCGCTTGGGGATTGGCTCAAAAAGGAAAAGGCGGATTTCAGTGATGGAGCGGCCGATTTGATCGCTTCGGCAGTTTATCAGGCAGTGCTAAAAACGAATTTTGCTATTGCCGAGCGCTACACGAGCCGCACGCTGCCCGACGGAGTAACACTGGGTTTTGAAGCGGCCATCAGCAACGGCCGCGATTTGGAATGGTACAACCCGAACACAACTGATTACACGCTTTGGCTTCGGTATGACGGGCAAAACGTACACGCCGCGATCTCCGGCTTGCCGTTTGTCTATCAATATATCATTCGCACCGGTGAAGCGGTAGACATCGAGCCGCGCACAGTCGTTCAATACGACGCGCGCTTGGCGCCGGGTGCAAAGCAAACGAAACAAGCCGGCCGCTCGGGTCTGCTAATTGAAGTGACGCGCGAGGTGCGCGACGGGGCGCGGCTTGTGCGCAAAGAAACGGTCAGTGAAGATTTTTACCCGCCGGCGTACACGATTGAAGTGCGCGGTCTCGAGATTCCGGAAAGCAGCGTTGAGCCAAGCGGTGATGGGGAAGGCGAACCAACGGAAAGCGGAGACAGTGAATCGGCGGAATCACCGAACCCGCCGGCGGCAGAACGTAGCGAAGACGATGCGAAGAGCGGAACGGTGCCAAAAGAAGGCGATGAAGCGGGCGATAAGGAATCCGCACCTGCTGCCGGCGGCAAAGGGGAGACGGAAGCGAGCGGGGGGGAAGAAAAATGA
- a CDS encoding bifunctional folylpolyglutamate synthase/dihydrofolate synthase: MIRTYEEAVAWIHGRLRLGMKPGLKRMEWMMEKLGHPERRVRAVHIGGTNGKGSTVAYLRSILQAAGYSVGTFTSPYVEQFNERISVNGEPIRDEEIVELVRVIQPLADELERTELGGPTEFEVITAMMLYYFGKQQIQDIVLIEVGLGGRLDSTNIIYPLVSVITNVSYDHMNILGDTLGQIAVEKAGIIKSGVPLVTAVKEPEAWEVIAKTAAERKAKTYRLGVDFTVTDWKTIAEGEQFSLATPFAEYRDLRIQMPGAHQVDNAAVAVMAAELLRLGYSFLIEPEHIADGLATAAWPGRFERVSGKPLIILDGAHNEAGIRALVETVRAHYPDKRVHVLFAALTDKPLERMIRPLDELAETITFTTFDFPRAAQAEALTALSSHPQKAAVSDWAGWIREKKKQIGDDGLLLVTGSLYFLSEVRKRLKNNAKR; the protein is encoded by the coding sequence ATGATCCGCACATATGAGGAAGCCGTCGCTTGGATTCACGGGCGGCTGCGGCTTGGCATGAAGCCGGGACTAAAACGGATGGAATGGATGATGGAAAAGCTCGGCCATCCAGAGCGCCGCGTCCGCGCTGTCCATATCGGCGGAACGAACGGCAAAGGGTCGACGGTGGCGTATTTGCGCTCGATTTTGCAGGCGGCCGGGTATTCCGTCGGCACGTTCACTTCGCCGTATGTCGAGCAGTTTAACGAACGGATCAGCGTCAACGGTGAACCGATTCGCGATGAAGAAATCGTGGAGCTGGTGCGAGTCATTCAACCGCTTGCGGACGAACTCGAACGAACAGAACTTGGCGGACCGACCGAATTTGAAGTGATCACCGCCATGATGCTTTATTACTTCGGCAAACAACAGATTCAAGACATCGTGCTCATTGAAGTCGGGCTCGGCGGCCGCTTGGACTCAACTAACATCATTTATCCGCTCGTTTCTGTCATTACAAACGTCAGCTACGATCATATGAACATTTTAGGCGATACGCTTGGGCAAATCGCCGTGGAGAAAGCCGGAATCATCAAATCGGGCGTGCCGCTTGTGACGGCGGTGAAGGAACCGGAGGCGTGGGAAGTGATCGCCAAAACGGCGGCGGAGCGGAAGGCGAAAACATATCGTCTCGGCGTTGATTTTACTGTAACAGACTGGAAAACGATCGCCGAAGGAGAGCAGTTTTCCCTCGCCACGCCGTTTGCCGAATACCGCGATTTGCGCATTCAAATGCCCGGCGCCCATCAAGTCGACAATGCGGCGGTGGCGGTGATGGCGGCAGAATTGTTGCGCCTTGGCTATTCGTTTTTAATCGAGCCGGAGCATATCGCCGATGGGCTGGCCACTGCTGCTTGGCCCGGCCGGTTTGAGCGGGTGAGCGGCAAACCGCTCATCATTCTCGACGGCGCCCATAACGAAGCGGGCATTCGCGCCCTTGTCGAGACGGTGCGCGCTCATTATCCCGACAAGCGCGTCCATGTCTTGTTCGCCGCGCTGACCGACAAGCCGCTTGAACGAATGATCCGGCCGCTTGACGAGCTGGCTGAGACGATCACGTTTACGACGTTTGATTTTCCGCGCGCCGCCCAAGCAGAAGCATTAACAGCCCTTTCTTCCCATCCGCAGAAGGCGGCCGTAAGTGATTGGGCCGGCTGGATCCGTGAGAAGAAAAAACAAATAGGGGACGATGGGCTGCTGCTTGTCACCGGATCGCTTTATTTTCTGTCCGAAGTGCGAAAACGGTTAAAAAATAATGCCAAGCGATGA
- a CDS encoding PRC-barrel domain-containing protein produces MKASAQIIGLPIISIADGAQIGTVKSLVINPEKGSIDFLTIEQDDVQLSLKAIPFKKVVGIGEFAVTVETGHDVIDLSEIPIANQLVNKQIRIKNTKAITRKGQLLGEASEFFIDEETGEIIGIALHLENREAVLPATEVLTYGKDILVVHDEAKQSLLDDPVQLLKAESGQPVAEMDEDGLSAQMDAMAENAENVEALHTLREKQVALLAGKRLTKDVYDADGRLLLAAGTTLREEDVRKAQEAGPGVIVDVSMNVEA; encoded by the coding sequence ATGAAAGCTAGCGCACAAATCATTGGATTGCCGATCATCAGCATCGCGGACGGTGCGCAAATCGGCACGGTGAAAAGTTTGGTGATCAATCCGGAGAAAGGGTCAATCGATTTTTTAACGATTGAACAAGACGATGTACAGCTGAGCTTAAAAGCGATTCCGTTTAAAAAAGTGGTCGGCATTGGCGAGTTTGCCGTGACGGTCGAAACAGGGCATGATGTGATCGATCTTTCGGAAATTCCGATCGCCAATCAGCTCGTCAATAAGCAAATCCGCATTAAAAACACGAAAGCCATCACACGCAAAGGCCAGCTGCTCGGCGAAGCCAGCGAGTTTTTTATTGACGAAGAAACAGGGGAGATTATCGGCATCGCTTTACACTTAGAAAACAGAGAAGCGGTGCTGCCGGCGACGGAAGTATTGACGTACGGCAAAGATATTTTGGTCGTTCATGACGAAGCTAAACAATCGCTTCTTGACGACCCTGTGCAGCTGTTGAAGGCGGAAAGCGGTCAACCGGTTGCGGAAATGGACGAAGACGGTCTTTCGGCCCAAATGGATGCGATGGCTGAAAACGCCGAGAACGTCGAGGCGCTGCACACGTTGCGAGAAAAACAAGTCGCGCTGTTAGCCGGAAAACGGCTGACAAAAGACGTTTATGATGCGGATGGACGCTTGTTATTGGCGGCGGGCACAACGCTTCGTGAAGAGGATGTGCGCAAGGCGCAAGAGGCCGGTCCGGGTGTCATCGTTGATGTCTCGATGAACGTGGAAGCATGA
- a CDS encoding type IV pilus modification PilV family protein, protein MEGDNFLSFSHKDGFTLIETLLALTLLSGVAIGLFYFFTNAMTYTSYNQGRTVAINIARGVAAYMEKLDFPVLEQHVRQSANEQTPFVKLTDADCEHAAIFPEPDACRAQFAPTINNVIYDNGRIAVFLIPYEQMHWERLTSSPPEEFPRSLRERISEEAEKVRQSDPGLGQYALKMYVIVRWGDRSEEAEWVEGVITDETIR, encoded by the coding sequence ATGGAAGGGGACAATTTTTTGTCATTTAGTCATAAAGACGGGTTCACCCTCATCGAAACATTGCTTGCCCTGACTTTGTTATCAGGCGTGGCGATCGGCTTGTTCTACTTTTTCACGAACGCGATGACGTATACATCCTACAACCAAGGGCGCACGGTCGCCATCAATATCGCCCGCGGTGTCGCTGCTTATATGGAAAAATTGGACTTCCCTGTGCTCGAACAACATGTCCGCCAATCGGCCAACGAACAAACGCCATTTGTAAAACTGACGGATGCCGATTGTGAACATGCGGCCATTTTCCCGGAGCCGGACGCATGCCGCGCCCAATTCGCCCCAACGATCAACAACGTCATTTACGACAACGGGCGGATCGCTGTTTTTCTCATTCCGTATGAACAGATGCACTGGGAACGGCTCACTTCATCCCCTCCTGAGGAGTTCCCGCGTTCACTGCGCGAACGGATCAGCGAAGAGGCGGAAAAAGTGCGGCAGTCTGATCCCGGCCTTGGACAGTATGCGTTGAAAATGTACGTGATCGTCCGCTGGGGCGATCGGTCAGAAGAGGCGGAATGGGTGGAAGGAGTGATCACCGATGAAACGATCCGCTAA
- a CDS encoding valine--tRNA ligase, with the protein MKEGTKVAQHEVSMPPKYDHRAVEAGRYDWWLKGKFFEATGDPDKQPFTIVIPPPNVTGKLHLGHAWDTTLQDIITRMKRMQGYDVLWLPGMDHAGIATQAKVEEKLRSQGLSRYDLGREKFLEETWKWKEEYAGHIRSQWAKLGLGLDYTRERFTLDEGLSKAVREVFVSLYRKGLIYRGEYIINWDPVTKTALSDIEVIYKEVKGALYHLRYPLADGSGYIEVATTRPETMLGDTAVAVHPDDERYKHLIGKMVKLPIVGREIPIIADEYVDMEFGSGAVKITPAHDPNDFEVGNRHNLPRILVMNEDGTMNENALQYQGLDRFECRKQIVRDLQEQGVLFKIEEHVHSVGHSERSGAVVEPYLSTQWFVKMKPLAEAAIKLQQTDGKVQFVPERFEKTYLHWLENIRDWCISRQLWWGHRIPAWYHKETGDIYVDHEPPKDIENWEQDPDVLDTWFSSALWPFSTMGWPDTDSPDYKRYYPTDVLVTGYDIIFFWVSRMIFQGLEFTGKRPFKDVLIHGLVRDAQGRKMSKSLGNGVDPMDVIDQYGADALRYFLATGSSPGQDLRFSTEKVEATWNFANKIWNASRFALMNMGGMTYEELDLSGEKTVADHWILTRLNETIDTVTKLAEKYEFGEVGRTLYNFIWDDLCDWYIEMAKLPLYGDDEAAKKTTRSVLAYVLDNTMRLLHPFMPFITEEIWQNLPHKGESITVAPWPQVRPELSNEEAAEEMRMLVDIIRAVRNIRAEVNTPPSKPIALYIKTKDEHVREALLKNRAYLERFCNPSELVIDMDVPAPEKAMTAVVTGAELILPLEGLINIEEEIKRLEKELDKWNNEVERVEKKLANEGFLAKAPAHVVEEERRKRQDYIEKREAVKARLAELKR; encoded by the coding sequence ATGAAGGAGGGAACAAAAGTGGCACAGCATGAAGTGTCGATGCCGCCAAAATACGACCATCGCGCCGTTGAGGCGGGGCGCTATGACTGGTGGTTGAAAGGCAAGTTTTTTGAAGCGACCGGCGATCCGGACAAACAACCGTTTACGATCGTCATTCCGCCGCCGAACGTCACCGGCAAACTGCATTTGGGGCATGCATGGGATACGACGCTGCAAGACATCATTACGCGCATGAAGCGGATGCAAGGCTATGACGTTCTTTGGCTTCCGGGCATGGACCATGCCGGCATCGCCACCCAGGCGAAAGTGGAGGAAAAATTGCGCAGCCAAGGGCTGTCGCGCTACGATTTAGGCCGGGAGAAATTTTTGGAAGAAACGTGGAAGTGGAAAGAAGAGTACGCCGGCCATATTCGCAGCCAATGGGCAAAATTAGGGCTTGGCCTCGATTATACGCGCGAGCGGTTTACGCTGGATGAAGGGCTGTCCAAAGCGGTGCGTGAAGTGTTCGTCTCGCTTTACCGGAAAGGGCTCATTTACCGCGGCGAGTACATTATCAACTGGGACCCGGTTACGAAAACGGCGCTGTCGGATATTGAAGTCATTTATAAAGAAGTGAAAGGCGCTTTATACCATTTGCGTTATCCGCTTGCCGACGGTTCCGGCTACATCGAGGTGGCGACGACCCGGCCGGAGACGATGCTCGGCGATACGGCGGTGGCGGTGCATCCGGATGACGAGCGGTACAAGCATTTGATCGGCAAAATGGTCAAACTGCCGATTGTCGGCCGCGAAATCCCGATTATCGCCGATGAGTATGTCGATATGGAATTCGGCTCCGGGGCGGTGAAAATTACGCCGGCGCACGACCCGAACGACTTTGAAGTCGGCAACCGCCACAACTTGCCGCGCATTCTCGTCATGAACGAAGATGGCACGATGAACGAAAATGCCTTGCAATATCAAGGGCTTGACCGGTTTGAATGCCGGAAGCAAATCGTCCGCGACTTGCAAGAGCAAGGCGTCCTCTTTAAAATTGAGGAACACGTCCACTCCGTCGGCCATAGCGAACGGAGCGGCGCGGTCGTTGAACCGTATTTGTCGACGCAATGGTTCGTGAAAATGAAGCCGCTCGCCGAAGCGGCGATCAAGCTGCAACAAACCGACGGAAAAGTGCAGTTCGTGCCGGAGCGGTTTGAGAAAACGTACTTGCACTGGCTGGAGAACATCCGCGACTGGTGCATTTCGCGCCAGCTTTGGTGGGGGCACCGGATTCCGGCGTGGTACCATAAAGAGACGGGGGACATTTACGTCGACCACGAGCCGCCAAAAGACATTGAAAATTGGGAGCAAGACCCCGACGTGCTTGATACGTGGTTCAGCTCGGCGCTTTGGCCGTTCTCGACAATGGGCTGGCCGGATACCGACTCGCCGGACTACAAGCGCTACTACCCGACCGATGTGCTAGTCACCGGCTATGACATCATTTTCTTCTGGGTGTCGCGCATGATTTTCCAAGGGCTTGAGTTCACCGGAAAGCGGCCGTTTAAAGACGTGTTGATCCACGGTCTCGTCCGCGACGCCCAAGGACGGAAAATGAGCAAGTCGCTCGGCAACGGGGTTGACCCGATGGATGTCATCGACCAGTACGGCGCCGATGCACTCCGCTATTTCTTGGCGACCGGCAGCTCGCCGGGGCAAGATTTGCGCTTCAGCACGGAAAAAGTCGAAGCGACATGGAACTTTGCCAATAAAATTTGGAACGCGTCGCGCTTTGCGTTGATGAACATGGGCGGCATGACGTATGAGGAGCTCGATTTAAGCGGCGAAAAAACGGTCGCCGACCATTGGATTTTGACGCGCCTCAATGAAACGATCGACACGGTGACGAAGCTCGCCGAAAAATATGAATTTGGCGAAGTCGGGCGCACGCTGTACAACTTTATTTGGGACGACTTATGCGACTGGTATATCGAAATGGCCAAACTGCCGCTCTATGGCGACGACGAGGCGGCGAAAAAGACGACCCGTTCCGTGTTGGCGTATGTGCTTGACAATACGATGCGCCTGCTTCACCCGTTCATGCCGTTCATTACCGAGGAAATTTGGCAAAACTTGCCGCATAAAGGAGAGTCGATTACGGTCGCCCCGTGGCCGCAAGTGCGCCCGGAGCTGTCGAACGAAGAAGCGGCCGAAGAGATGCGGATGCTTGTGGACATCATCCGTGCGGTCCGAAACATCCGCGCTGAAGTGAACACGCCGCCGAGCAAGCCGATTGCGCTCTACATTAAGACAAAAGACGAACACGTGCGGGAAGCGCTTTTGAAAAACCGCGCTTATTTGGAACGGTTCTGCAACCCGAGCGAATTGGTCATTGACATGGATGTTCCGGCTCCGGAAAAAGCGATGACTGCCGTCGTCACCGGGGCGGAGCTCATTTTGCCGCTTGAAGGGCTGATCAATATTGAAGAGGAAATCAAGCGGCTCGAAAAAGAGCTCGACAAGTGGAACAACGAAGTCGAGCGCGTCGAAAAGAAACTGGCCAACGAAGGCTTTTTAGCGAAAGCGCCGGCCCATGTCGTCGAAGAAGAGCGGCGCAAGCGGCAAGATTACATCGAAAAGCGAGAAGCGGTGAAAGCGCGCCTCGCTGAGTTGAAACGGTAG